A DNA window from Cobetia marina contains the following coding sequences:
- a CDS encoding TetR/AcrR family transcriptional regulator, which yields MARPRQHAPEALHARVMETCDEWLKQQPVHALSLRNLAREVGCAPSTLLKLYGSFGNLLQHVNLTTLDRLRDAIAGQETPSPSQRLKALARAYWGFAQRDPYRWQLLFDFPLAQEGELDQRQNAMIEGLFERVELALVEYAPKVESVEAKRMARTLWGSVHGLVQLGMNERLGLWQGQPLEVTELLDQLLDTMLAGLKVRSEAAGSGDATEAGR from the coding sequence ATGGCCCGTCCACGTCAGCATGCACCGGAAGCGCTGCATGCGCGGGTAATGGAGACATGCGATGAATGGCTCAAGCAGCAGCCCGTTCACGCCTTGTCCTTGCGCAACCTGGCTCGCGAAGTCGGTTGCGCCCCCAGTACCCTGCTCAAGCTCTACGGCAGTTTTGGCAACCTGCTCCAGCACGTCAATCTGACGACCCTGGACCGTCTGCGCGATGCGATTGCCGGGCAGGAGACCCCGAGCCCCTCCCAGCGTCTCAAGGCATTGGCGCGAGCCTATTGGGGCTTTGCCCAGCGCGACCCCTATCGCTGGCAGCTGCTGTTCGATTTCCCGCTGGCTCAGGAAGGGGAGCTGGATCAGCGTCAGAACGCCATGATCGAAGGCTTGTTCGAGCGAGTGGAGCTGGCTCTGGTCGAGTACGCTCCCAAGGTGGAGTCAGTGGAAGCCAAGCGCATGGCGCGAACCCTGTGGGGCAGCGTGCATGGCCTGGTCCAGCTGGGCATGAATGAACGCCTGGGTCTGTGGCAAGGACAGCCGCTGGAAGTCACGGAACTGCTCGACCAGCTGCTGGATACCATGCTGGCGGGGCTCAAGGTGCGCAGCGAGGCTGCAGGCTCGGGGGATGCCACGGAAGCAGGGCGATGA
- the rplS gene encoding 50S ribosomal protein L19, with product MSSKNKLIQAIENEQMAKEIPAFAPGDTIVVQVKVVEGTRERLQAFEGVVIGKRNRGLNSAFTVRKISHGVGVERTFQTYSPQVAAIDVKRRGDVRQAKLYYLRERSGKSARIKEKLG from the coding sequence ATGAGCAGCAAGAACAAACTGATCCAGGCGATCGAAAACGAGCAGATGGCCAAGGAAATCCCGGCCTTTGCACCGGGCGACACCATCGTCGTCCAGGTCAAGGTCGTCGAAGGTACCCGCGAGCGTCTGCAGGCCTTCGAAGGCGTGGTGATCGGCAAGCGTAACCGCGGTCTGAACTCCGCCTTCACCGTCCGCAAGATCTCCCACGGTGTGGGCGTCGAGCGTACTTTCCAGACTTACAGCCCGCAGGTTGCTGCCATCGACGTCAAGCGTCGTGGTGACGTCCGTCAGGCCAAGCTGTACTACCTCCGTGAGCGTAGCGGCAAGTCTGCACGCATCAAGGAAAAGCTGGGCTAA
- the rimM gene encoding ribosome maturation factor RimM (Essential for efficient processing of 16S rRNA), with protein MPTHSNNPQPTAHTSHGDDVVVMGKLTSPYGVKGWLKVYSYTSPIDGIFDYAGWILKLDGKQIPARLAQARRHGKGLVAQLEGVDDREAAQALAGAEILLPKQQLPQLEVGEYYWHQLEGLEVVTLDGQRLGQVNTLMETGANDVLVIKPNDDSIDEKERLVPYLPDQVVRDVDLVNGRMSVDWDPEF; from the coding sequence ATGCCTACTCACTCGAACAACCCGCAGCCGACCGCACACACCTCGCATGGCGATGATGTGGTGGTCATGGGGAAGCTTACCAGCCCCTATGGCGTGAAAGGCTGGCTCAAGGTGTACTCCTACACCAGCCCGATCGATGGCATCTTCGACTATGCCGGCTGGATCCTGAAGCTTGACGGGAAGCAGATTCCCGCGCGACTTGCCCAGGCACGTCGTCATGGCAAGGGTCTGGTGGCGCAGCTGGAAGGTGTCGACGATCGCGAAGCGGCGCAGGCGCTGGCCGGGGCGGAGATTCTCCTGCCCAAGCAGCAACTGCCGCAGCTCGAGGTGGGTGAGTACTACTGGCATCAACTGGAAGGTCTCGAGGTGGTGACGCTGGATGGCCAGCGCCTCGGACAAGTGAACACCCTGATGGAAACCGGTGCCAACGACGTTCTGGTGATCAAGCCGAACGACGACAGCATCGATGAGAAGGAACGGCTCGTGCCGTACCTGCCCGATCAGGTGGTTCGCGATGTGGATCTCGTCAATGGACGCATGAGCGTCGATTGGGATCCCGAATTCTGA
- a CDS encoding MFS transporter yields the protein MSRDLLRRPRFAPFFWTQALGAFNDNLFKNALLLLLTFVVIEQRGWDTGVVNNLAAGLFILPFLLFSAWGGLLADRLDKQRLIVRLKWLELATMSVAAGALIFEAWELLLALLFMMGTQSALFGPVKYAILPQHLKADELVSGNAWVELGTFLAILIGTLAAAALMALGGELARWALSASLVSLAVLGVLAAMRIPPAPSASPGPVPWRPLSGSVAVMREGLSNRRLRWALLGISAFWFLGASYLTQLPAYARDIVHGAEGATSALLAAFAIGIGLGSLACERVSRGRLETGLVPFGALIIFAGGLDLALRPALAEAQMATPLIELLGIAGFWRMWLDLGVIGFGGGLYIVPLYTLLQLRSPEDHRARMIAANNVLNALLMVLSAGAGILVLGVMGRDIPDFLLLLSLISGLIAVICMLRDPRPFLRLIIFILIHLMYRLHLKGRWRIPAEGAALVVCNHVSFMDALILGGASPRPLRFLMDAEIYHSPWLKWFFRIAGAIPVDSSRKDPAGVRRSLEEVGKALRDGEVVMIFPEGKLTRDGEVGRFRRGLELILARDPAPVIPMALGGLWGSWFSHGGGPAFAKWPRRLRGRVELCVGRTFAPENVKAAELEEAVRDLHRKATRLADCQ from the coding sequence ATGAGTCGAGACCTTCTGCGGCGGCCACGCTTTGCCCCCTTCTTCTGGACCCAGGCCCTCGGGGCCTTCAATGACAATCTCTTCAAGAACGCGCTGCTGCTGCTGCTGACCTTCGTGGTCATCGAGCAGCGCGGTTGGGACACCGGCGTCGTCAACAATCTGGCCGCCGGGTTGTTCATCCTGCCTTTTCTGCTGTTTTCCGCCTGGGGCGGCCTGCTGGCGGACCGCCTCGACAAGCAGCGGCTGATCGTCAGGCTCAAGTGGCTGGAGCTTGCCACCATGAGCGTGGCGGCGGGTGCCTTGATCTTCGAGGCCTGGGAGCTCTTGCTGGCGCTGCTGTTCATGATGGGCACCCAGTCCGCGCTGTTCGGCCCGGTCAAGTACGCCATCCTGCCTCAGCATCTCAAGGCCGATGAGCTGGTCAGTGGCAATGCCTGGGTCGAACTGGGCACCTTCCTCGCCATTCTGATCGGTACCCTGGCGGCCGCGGCCTTGATGGCGCTGGGCGGTGAGCTGGCGCGCTGGGCGCTGTCGGCATCGCTGGTGTCGCTGGCGGTGCTTGGCGTACTGGCTGCCATGCGCATTCCGCCGGCGCCTTCCGCTTCTCCGGGGCCGGTGCCCTGGCGGCCGCTGTCCGGCAGCGTGGCGGTGATGCGCGAGGGGCTGAGCAATCGTCGGCTACGCTGGGCGCTGCTCGGCATCAGTGCGTTCTGGTTCCTCGGCGCGAGCTATCTGACGCAATTGCCGGCGTATGCGCGGGATATCGTCCATGGGGCCGAAGGGGCGACATCGGCCCTGCTGGCGGCCTTTGCCATCGGCATTGGCCTGGGGTCGCTGGCCTGTGAGCGTGTCTCGCGCGGACGACTCGAGACAGGGCTTGTGCCCTTCGGGGCGCTGATCATCTTTGCCGGCGGGCTGGACCTTGCCTTGCGCCCGGCGCTGGCTGAGGCCCAGATGGCCACGCCGCTGATCGAGCTGCTGGGCATCGCCGGATTCTGGCGCATGTGGCTGGATCTCGGCGTCATCGGCTTCGGCGGCGGCCTGTATATCGTGCCGCTCTACACGCTGTTGCAGCTGCGCAGCCCCGAGGACCATCGCGCGCGCATGATCGCGGCCAACAATGTGCTCAATGCCTTGCTGATGGTGCTCTCGGCCGGTGCCGGCATTCTGGTGCTGGGCGTGATGGGGCGTGATATTCCGGACTTCCTGCTGTTGCTGTCCTTGATCAGCGGATTGATCGCGGTGATCTGCATGCTGCGTGACCCGCGGCCCTTCCTGCGGCTGATCATCTTCATCCTCATTCACCTGATGTATCGGCTGCACCTCAAGGGGCGCTGGCGGATACCGGCGGAAGGCGCGGCACTGGTGGTGTGCAACCACGTCAGCTTCATGGATGCGCTGATACTCGGCGGCGCCAGCCCGCGCCCATTGCGGTTTCTGATGGATGCCGAGATCTATCACTCTCCCTGGCTGAAATGGTTCTTCCGCATTGCGGGGGCCATTCCGGTGGATTCCTCGCGCAAGGACCCCGCCGGTGTGCGTCGTTCACTGGAAGAGGTCGGCAAGGCGCTGCGCGATGGCGAGGTGGTCATGATCTTCCCGGAAGGCAAGCTGACGCGAGATGGGGAAGTGGGACGCTTCCGGCGTGGGCTGGAGCTGATCCTCGCGCGTGATCCGGCGCCGGTGATCCCGATGGCTCTGGGGGGGCTGTGGGGGTCGTGGTTCTCCCACGGCGGCGGGCCGGCCTTTGCCAAGTGGCCGCGTCGCCTGCGTGGTCGGGTGGAGTTGTGCGTCGGTCGCACCTTCGCGCCGGAGAACGTCAAGGCTGCGGAGCTGGAAGAGGCCGTGCGCGATCTGCATCGCAAGGCGACACGCCTGGCGGACTGCCAATGA
- the trmD gene encoding tRNA (guanosine(37)-N1)-methyltransferase TrmD yields MWIGVVSLFPEMFTAITASGVTGRAVDKGLLEVDFWNPRDYATDRHRTVDDRPYGGGPGMLMKVETLRGAIRDARAAGGDDARVIYLSPQGRKLDQAGARELATNERLIVVAGRYEGIDERVVEEEIDEEWSIGDYVLSGGELPAMVLIDTVARLVPGVLGHEASAEEDSFTDGLLDCPHYTRPEVIDGKRVPEVLLSGNHALIKRWRLQQSLGRTWLRRPDLLESRTLTREERKLLDEFIAQHARKGKA; encoded by the coding sequence GTGTGGATTGGTGTAGTAAGTCTGTTTCCGGAAATGTTCACGGCGATCACCGCCAGTGGCGTGACCGGCCGAGCGGTCGACAAGGGCCTGCTCGAGGTCGATTTCTGGAACCCGCGTGACTACGCCACCGACAGGCACCGTACGGTCGATGATCGTCCCTACGGCGGTGGTCCCGGCATGTTGATGAAGGTCGAGACCCTGCGAGGCGCCATTCGTGACGCCCGTGCCGCTGGCGGTGACGACGCCCGCGTGATCTATCTCTCCCCGCAAGGCCGCAAGCTGGATCAGGCCGGTGCCCGCGAACTGGCGACGAATGAGCGCCTGATCGTGGTGGCCGGACGCTATGAAGGCATTGACGAACGCGTGGTGGAAGAGGAGATCGACGAGGAATGGTCGATCGGCGATTACGTCCTGTCTGGCGGTGAGCTGCCAGCCATGGTCCTGATCGATACGGTAGCGCGCCTGGTGCCGGGCGTACTCGGGCATGAAGCCAGTGCGGAGGAGGATTCCTTCACCGACGGCCTGCTCGATTGTCCGCACTACACTCGCCCCGAAGTCATCGACGGCAAGCGAGTGCCGGAAGTGCTGCTCAGTGGCAATCATGCCCTGATCAAGCGCTGGCGGTTGCAACAGTCTCTGGGACGTACCTGGCTCAGGCGTCCGGATCTGCTGGAGAGCCGCACGTTGACTCGTGAGGAGCGCAAGCTGCTTGACGAGTTCATCGCGCAGCACGCCCGGAAAGGCAAGGCCTGA
- a CDS encoding cytochrome C assembly family protein → MQALPFAFLAIIFYLGAGLWQGLTLIRRVPSRPRLVRGLALVAVACHAVIVWLTISHGGELHLGLFESASLVSWAISLLLILASMLKPVIAGGAALFPVAAICVLGVMNLPSANTENPLSAGLIAHILTSVAALAFFSISAMQAGLLSLQQHALKKRHTRGIVQVLPALTSMERALFELIWAGMILLSVSILSGMIYLDNLFAQHLAHKTVLSFGAWVIFAVLLFGHHVLGWRGQRAARWTLGGCLVLALAFFGTKFALQVVFSH, encoded by the coding sequence ATGCAGGCTCTGCCCTTTGCCTTTCTGGCCATCATCTTCTATCTCGGCGCCGGCCTGTGGCAGGGCCTGACGCTCATCCGCCGGGTACCGTCCAGACCACGTCTGGTACGCGGCCTGGCACTGGTAGCCGTCGCCTGCCATGCCGTGATCGTCTGGCTCACCATCAGCCATGGCGGCGAGCTGCACCTCGGACTGTTCGAGAGCGCCTCGCTGGTCAGCTGGGCCATCAGCCTGCTGCTGATCCTGGCCAGCATGCTCAAGCCGGTGATTGCCGGCGGTGCTGCCCTCTTCCCCGTGGCGGCCATCTGCGTCCTTGGCGTGATGAATCTTCCCAGCGCCAATACCGAGAATCCACTTTCCGCGGGGCTCATCGCCCACATCCTCACCTCGGTGGCGGCACTGGCCTTCTTCAGCATCTCGGCCATGCAGGCCGGTCTGCTGTCATTGCAGCAGCATGCGCTGAAGAAGCGTCACACCCGCGGCATCGTCCAGGTACTGCCCGCGCTGACCAGCATGGAGCGCGCACTGTTCGAGCTGATCTGGGCCGGAATGATCCTGCTCAGCGTGTCGATTCTCAGCGGCATGATCTACCTCGACAACCTGTTCGCCCAGCACCTCGCGCACAAGACGGTCCTGAGCTTCGGCGCCTGGGTGATCTTCGCCGTGCTGCTGTTCGGCCATCATGTCCTGGGCTGGCGCGGACAGCGCGCGGCGCGCTGGACGCTGGGCGGCTGCCTGGTGCTGGCGCTGGCCTTCTTCGGCACCAAGTTCGCCCTGCAGGTCGTGTTTTCCCACTGA
- the xerD gene encoding site-specific tyrosine recombinase XerD, giving the protein MKDDETLVAAFLDTLWLERGASDNTLGAYRSDLESWQRWLLEQQESGGEATPLLEATPVQVQAFCDSRRESHALRSTARLLSALRRFYRWALAEGMIEADPVHEVRLPRVIPSLPGTLDEEEVERLLEAPDLETAIGLRDRTMLEVLYGAGLRISELVGLRVDALNLRQGVVRVIGKGDRERLVPLGEEACDWLSRWLSAGRPAMMADQTRPALFPGRHDKAMTRQTFWHRIRRHAVTAGIDKPLSPHTLRHAFATHLLNHGANLRVVQLLLGHRDLSTTQIYTHVAQARLERLHAEHHPRG; this is encoded by the coding sequence ATGAAGGATGACGAGACGCTGGTCGCGGCATTTCTCGATACGTTGTGGCTGGAGCGCGGCGCCAGTGACAACACGCTTGGTGCCTATCGAAGTGACCTCGAGAGCTGGCAGCGGTGGTTGCTGGAGCAGCAGGAGTCCGGAGGCGAAGCCACGCCATTGCTGGAGGCGACCCCTGTGCAGGTGCAGGCATTCTGTGACTCACGACGTGAATCGCATGCGCTGCGCTCCACCGCGCGACTGTTGTCTGCGTTGCGGCGGTTCTATCGCTGGGCACTGGCCGAGGGCATGATCGAGGCGGATCCCGTGCATGAGGTGCGCCTTCCCCGCGTGATCCCCAGCCTGCCTGGCACGCTCGACGAGGAGGAAGTCGAGCGCCTGCTGGAGGCGCCGGATCTCGAGACGGCCATCGGCCTGCGCGACCGTACCATGCTGGAGGTGCTCTATGGCGCGGGATTGCGCATCAGTGAACTGGTCGGTCTGCGGGTCGATGCGCTCAATCTGCGCCAGGGCGTGGTCAGAGTGATCGGCAAGGGCGATCGCGAGCGGCTGGTGCCGTTGGGCGAGGAGGCCTGTGACTGGCTGTCACGCTGGCTGTCGGCTGGCCGACCTGCGATGATGGCCGACCAGACGCGCCCGGCGCTGTTTCCCGGTCGGCATGACAAGGCCATGACGCGGCAGACCTTCTGGCACCGCATCCGGCGCCACGCCGTCACGGCCGGTATCGACAAGCCCCTGTCACCGCATACCCTGCGCCACGCCTTTGCGACGCACCTGCTCAATCATGGTGCCAACCTGCGTGTCGTGCAGCTGTTGCTGGGTCATCGTGATCTATCCACGACCCAGATCTATACCCATGTGGCTCAGGCGCGTCTGGAACGCCTGCACGCCGAACATCATCCGCGTGGTTGA
- a CDS encoding multidrug effflux MFS transporter, whose amino-acid sequence MTQASSPTTVLHHHPARFTLMLALMVALAPLATDAYLPAMPSMAGDFGVDEHRIGLTITMFFFGYAMGQLGGGPLSDSLGRRPVALSGFVLFLVAGLGCALTRDFHWLLVWRVLQGIATGMTGGVSRTVVRDVATGKDAARLMTNVTMVLMTAPLIAPSLGALVISLSHWTTIFFTLGVYGLIVGLIIHRWLPETHPASERTPFRPRNVLRSYGDVLTTRGVPGHLMLILCGPGIMFTFITNASYLYQGLLGMTPPQFALAFGANVVAMFVGNRLNHLGLKHLRTRTLVKLALSVQLTGITWLLGLGLTGTISAATLIPGMLVVLGAGAMITPNVMADYQSLFTRGHGVANAISGTALFLGGGLYGAIASLWLNGSNMLPVPLVMLAACLVGGIGFWVTRHTAPSNQPAAHGSSSSAAA is encoded by the coding sequence ATGACCCAAGCCTCTTCCCCGACGACTGTCCTGCACCACCACCCCGCACGCTTCACGCTGATGCTGGCACTGATGGTGGCGCTCGCGCCTCTGGCGACCGACGCCTATCTACCCGCCATGCCTTCCATGGCAGGCGACTTCGGTGTGGACGAGCATCGCATCGGCCTGACCATCACCATGTTCTTCTTCGGCTACGCGATGGGTCAGCTGGGCGGTGGCCCGCTGTCCGACAGTCTCGGGCGCCGCCCCGTCGCCCTGAGTGGTTTCGTGCTGTTTCTCGTCGCCGGACTCGGTTGCGCACTGACACGAGACTTCCACTGGCTGCTGGTCTGGCGAGTGCTTCAGGGCATCGCCACCGGCATGACCGGCGGTGTCTCGCGCACCGTGGTGAGAGACGTCGCGACCGGCAAGGACGCCGCGCGCCTGATGACCAACGTGACCATGGTACTGATGACGGCGCCACTGATAGCGCCGTCCCTGGGCGCCCTGGTGATCTCGCTGAGCCACTGGACGACGATCTTCTTCACGCTGGGAGTCTACGGGCTGATAGTCGGTCTGATCATCCATCGCTGGCTGCCGGAGACCCACCCCGCCAGCGAGCGCACGCCCTTCAGACCACGCAACGTGCTGCGCAGCTATGGCGACGTCCTCACCACCCGGGGAGTCCCGGGGCACCTGATGCTGATCCTGTGCGGGCCCGGCATCATGTTCACCTTCATCACCAATGCCAGCTACCTGTATCAAGGGCTACTCGGGATGACACCGCCGCAGTTCGCGCTGGCCTTCGGCGCCAATGTGGTCGCGATGTTCGTCGGCAACCGTCTCAATCACCTCGGCCTCAAGCACCTGCGCACGCGCACGCTGGTCAAGCTGGCATTGAGCGTCCAGCTGACCGGCATCACCTGGCTGCTGGGGCTGGGCCTCACTGGCACGATCAGCGCCGCCACCCTGATTCCCGGCATGCTGGTGGTACTTGGCGCAGGCGCCATGATCACCCCCAACGTGATGGCGGACTACCAGTCGCTGTTCACCCGCGGCCACGGGGTCGCCAACGCCATCTCGGGCACCGCGCTCTTCCTGGGCGGCGGACTCTACGGTGCGATTGCCAGCCTGTGGCTGAACGGCTCCAACATGCTGCCGGTACCGCTGGTCATGCTTGCCGCATGCCTGGTGGGCGGCATCGGCTTCTGGGTCACCCGCCACACCGCGCCATCCAATCAGCCTGCCGCCCACGGCAGCAGCTCCAGCGCCGCCGCGTAA
- the rpsP gene encoding 30S ribosomal protein S16 → MVTIRLARGGAKKRPFYHLAVADSRTARDGRFIERVGFFNPVARGQEERLRIDLERIAHWQQQGAQVSDRVAQLIKEAGKQQA, encoded by the coding sequence ATGGTTACCATTCGTCTGGCACGTGGTGGCGCCAAGAAGCGTCCCTTCTACCACCTGGCTGTAGCTGATTCCCGCACAGCCCGTGATGGCCGCTTCATCGAGCGCGTCGGCTTCTTCAACCCGGTCGCTCGCGGCCAGGAAGAGCGTCTGCGCATCGATCTCGAGCGCATCGCTCACTGGCAGCAGCAGGGCGCACAGGTCTCTGACCGTGTCGCTCAGCTGATCAAGGAAGCTGGCAAGCAGCAGGCTTGA
- a CDS encoding HlyC/CorC family transporter produces the protein MSDDTPLGLLFGLLVILIFLSAFFSSSETGMMSINRYRLSHREKSGERGAKRVTRLLSRPDRLIGVILIGNNFVNNLAASLATIIAIHYFGDVSGPAISTAVLTIVVLIFAEVTPKTMAAVNPERIAYPASVILEPMLKLLYPLVWLVNGISNGLLRLFGVRDVSGGADSLTRDELRTVVHEAGSMIPRRHQGMLLSILDLENVTVDDIMVPRQEIFGIDLDDDLDIILSHIRASQHTRVPIYKGDINNIIGILHLRNAARFLSLDEVTKASIIQEAREPYFIPESTPLHTQLLNFQKQKRRIGIVVDEYGDVQGLATLEDILEEIVGEFTTDVAGTHQEIHPQDNGSYVIEGTANIREINKAIGWQLPTDGPKTLNGLILEHLESFPDAPASLAIGTTRIEIQQVKDNQITSARCWQASRTTRT, from the coding sequence TTGAGCGACGACACCCCGCTGGGGCTGCTGTTCGGCCTGCTGGTCATCCTGATCTTCCTGTCTGCCTTCTTCTCGAGCTCCGAGACCGGCATGATGTCGATCAACCGCTATCGCCTGAGCCACCGCGAGAAGAGCGGTGAGCGCGGCGCCAAGCGCGTCACCCGCCTGCTATCTCGCCCGGACCGTCTGATCGGCGTCATCCTGATCGGCAACAACTTCGTCAACAATCTGGCAGCGTCTCTGGCCACCATCATTGCCATCCATTACTTCGGTGATGTCTCCGGCCCTGCCATCTCCACTGCCGTCCTCACCATCGTGGTGCTGATCTTCGCCGAAGTGACGCCCAAGACCATGGCCGCCGTGAATCCCGAGCGTATCGCCTATCCGGCGTCGGTGATTCTCGAACCCATGCTCAAGCTGCTCTATCCGCTGGTCTGGCTGGTCAATGGCATTTCCAATGGCCTGCTGCGCCTGTTCGGCGTTCGCGATGTCAGCGGCGGGGCCGACAGCCTGACCCGTGACGAGCTGCGCACCGTGGTCCACGAGGCTGGCAGCATGATCCCGCGCCGTCACCAGGGCATGCTGCTGTCGATCCTCGACCTCGAGAACGTTACCGTCGATGACATCATGGTGCCGCGTCAGGAAATCTTCGGTATCGACCTCGATGATGATCTCGACATCATTCTCAGTCATATCCGCGCCAGTCAGCACACACGAGTGCCGATCTACAAGGGTGACATCAACAACATCATCGGCATCCTGCACCTGCGCAATGCGGCCCGTTTCCTGTCACTGGACGAGGTCACCAAGGCCTCCATCATCCAGGAGGCCCGCGAGCCCTACTTCATCCCGGAATCCACCCCGCTGCATACCCAGCTGCTCAATTTCCAGAAGCAGAAGCGCCGCATCGGCATCGTGGTCGACGAGTATGGCGATGTGCAGGGGCTGGCGACCTTGGAGGATATCCTCGAGGAGATCGTCGGCGAGTTCACCACCGACGTGGCCGGCACTCATCAGGAAATCCATCCTCAGGACAACGGCAGCTACGTGATCGAGGGTACCGCCAACATCCGCGAGATCAACAAGGCCATCGGCTGGCAGCTGCCGACCGATGGCCCCAAGACGCTCAATGGTCTGATCCTCGAGCACCTGGAATCCTTCCCGGATGCGCCAGCCAGTCTGGCCATCGGCACGACCCGCATCGAGATCCAGCAGGTCAAGGACAACCAGATCACCTCGGCACGCTGTTGGCAGGCCTCGCGCACCACGCGCACCTGA
- the ffh gene encoding signal recognition particle protein gives MFQSLSDRLSQTLKSITGQAKLTEDNIKDTLREVRRALLEADVALPVVKAFIDRVRERAVGQEVSKSLSPGQQFVKIVQQELEAIMGEANEGLVLKGSPAVILMAGLQGAGKTTTVAKLARYLREREKKKVLVVSADVYRPAAIDQLETLAREVEVDFFPSDSSQQPVAIAEAAMKHARIQFHDVVLVDTAGRLHVDADMMDEIAALHRSVNPDETLFVVDAMTGQDAANTAKAFHEALPLTGVVLTKADGDARGGAALSVRHITGKPIKFMGMGEKVDALEPFHPDRIASRILGMGDMLSLIEEAERSVDKTKAEQLAKKVQKGSGFDLEDFRDQLQQLKNMGGMGSLMSKLPGMGQLAEVAQSQASEKELGKLEAMINSMTPKERRNPDLINGSRKRRICMGSGTQVPDLNRLLKQHKQMAKMMKKAGKKGGMQKMMRGMSGMMGGGGPGGMGGPGGMGGPGGMGGMGGPGGGRFPRR, from the coding sequence ATGTTTCAAAGTTTGAGTGATCGCCTGTCGCAGACGCTGAAGTCGATTACCGGCCAGGCCAAGCTGACGGAAGACAACATCAAGGACACGCTGCGTGAAGTGCGCCGTGCGTTGCTTGAGGCGGATGTCGCACTGCCGGTGGTCAAGGCCTTCATCGACCGCGTGCGCGAGCGTGCCGTCGGTCAGGAAGTGTCCAAGAGCCTGTCGCCGGGTCAGCAGTTCGTCAAGATCGTCCAGCAGGAGCTGGAAGCGATCATGGGCGAAGCCAATGAAGGTCTGGTGCTCAAGGGCAGCCCGGCCGTCATTCTGATGGCGGGTCTGCAGGGTGCGGGCAAGACGACCACCGTCGCCAAGCTGGCGCGTTATCTGCGTGAGCGCGAGAAGAAGAAGGTGCTGGTGGTCTCGGCGGACGTCTATCGTCCGGCCGCCATCGACCAGCTGGAAACGCTGGCCAGGGAAGTCGAGGTGGATTTCTTCCCCTCCGACTCCTCCCAGCAGCCTGTCGCCATCGCTGAAGCGGCGATGAAGCACGCGCGTATCCAGTTCCACGACGTGGTGCTGGTGGATACCGCCGGCCGTCTGCATGTCGATGCCGACATGATGGACGAGATCGCGGCGCTGCATCGCAGCGTCAATCCTGATGAGACGCTGTTCGTCGTCGATGCGATGACCGGTCAGGATGCCGCCAATACCGCCAAGGCCTTCCATGAAGCCCTGCCGCTGACCGGTGTCGTGCTGACCAAGGCCGATGGTGATGCGCGTGGTGGTGCGGCGCTGTCCGTTCGCCACATCACCGGCAAGCCGATCAAGTTCATGGGGATGGGGGAGAAGGTCGATGCCCTCGAGCCCTTCCACCCGGACCGCATCGCCTCGCGTATCCTCGGCATGGGCGACATGCTGTCGCTGATCGAGGAAGCCGAGCGCAGCGTCGACAAGACCAAGGCCGAGCAGCTGGCCAAGAAGGTCCAGAAAGGCTCGGGCTTCGATCTCGAGGACTTCCGCGATCAGCTTCAGCAGCTCAAGAACATGGGTGGCATGGGCAGCCTGATGTCCAAGCTGCCGGGCATGGGGCAGCTGGCGGAAGTCGCCCAGAGCCAGGCCAGCGAGAAGGAGCTGGGCAAGCTCGAGGCGATGATCAACTCCATGACACCCAAGGAGCGTCGCAACCCGGATCTCATCAATGGCTCGCGCAAGCGTCGCATCTGCATGGGCTCCGGTACCCAGGTGCCGGACCTCAATCGTCTGCTCAAGCAGCACAAGCAGATGGCCAAGATGATGAAGAAGGCCGGCAAGAAAGGTGGCATGCAGAAGATGATGCGTGGCATGTCCGGCATGATGGGCGGCGGCGGTCCCGGTGGCATGGGTGGCCCCGGCGGCATGGGCGGTCCCGGCGGAATGGGAGGCATGGGTGGCCCGGGCGGCGGACGCTTCCCGCGTCGCTGA